CTGCGGCTGAGAAGACCCAAATGGATTCGCGCCGACTTGTGGGCTTGGCTGGAACTGGCTGGGAGGAAAAGTCGGGCTGATCCGCACGGGAGGAAGAAACGCTGGTTTGACCCACGGTTGAGGAGGAGCTACACCGATCGGAAGTTGCGAGCTGATCGTCTGCGGCGCAACCTGGAAGCTTTCGAATGGAGGTTGCGAACCTTGGAAAAAATCGACCGAGACTGTCGACTTCAGCTTCTGCGGTTGGACCTGATCATCGATCGGCTGGTTGGATCTGTTGGAAGCTTCAACTTCGGAGATCTGTTGGAAGTTTACCGGCTGGTTGGCTCTGATCGGCTGGTCGAGTCTGATCAGCTGGTTGGATCTGGTCGGCTGGTCATCACGCTGAAGATGGGGAAGAACAGATTGGAAATATCTGTCAATGGCGTTTTGGATAACAATGGTTATATCTGGGCTATTGGTTTGGGATTCTCCTATTGGGTTTTCCTTAATAGTGCCCAGGGTTTCGtctccatgctctgataccatgatgaaaaagacagagtggagagaaaatagCACACACaaagtttacgtggaaaaccctaatcagggagaaaaaaccacgggATAAAGAATTCTTATTTGAAGACTGATACAAAGAATACATTGTGACTACTTGCTTAAATAGAAAAGAGGGAAACCCTAGGGTACAAGTAAGAAGACAGAAATGCCCCTAGagaaaaaaccctaatttcaacatAACAAATAGAGAATGAATAGAAAATAGTAACACTATGACAAAAAGAGACTTGAAATAGTTATATTATAGTTAattgtaggttataatagttggaAACACCAACTATTATAATTGGAGTTCCAAACATGGGGTGGGCTATAATAGCTCACTCCACCAACTTCAAGTTGGGCCAAGCACCCCTAAAGGATCAAAGTTAGCAATGGGACCAATTAGACTAAAATTTCAAAGTTTAGAGGCTTGGTTAAAAGGCCAAGAATCAGATAAACACAACCTTGAAGGTTTATAATTTTGTTAGAAACTTTTTCAAGTACTTGTACTACATATATAGCCCTGAAAGTGTGGGActactattttaatttaatctttaaaaaaatgttcatGTTAAAAACCGCGAAACGATTTCAGGGAGCCAACAAATAATGCCTTTTTGGCAAACACCATACAAAACTGAACTTAGGCTAGATAAATTCAAACTGTTAGTAGAAGGCTCACTTTGGATGAATGAGTCACGGGCAAAGTAAATTCCAACTTTCAGCCTGCAATTTAAATCTTCAAACAAATATGGGGAGGGGCAGCTAAAGAAGGGTTCTTTTGGATCTTATTTTGTGTTTAACCTCCTGACTCCTGTAATCTCCGGAACATAGCTAAAACATGACATTTGACAATAAGCTTTGACAAGGACTTCACTAGCTTAATGGTGGAGATATCTATCAAAATACATTTCTGTGTTGTAAAACTCTTCATGACATCCTTTCCCCCTCCTCCCCTTTGGATAAAGCTCTTTTCTCGGCCCTTTGGAAGACAAATAGCCCTCGAAGGGTTAACATCCTTACTTGGATCATGCTCCTCGGCCAGCTAAATGTAGCCTCCGTTTGCCTCCGTTTTACAACACAAATTGCCCTCTAATTACCTTTCCCCTTCTATATGTCTGTTGTGCCTTTAGTTTGGCGAAGATCCTCTCCACCTTTTCTTTTTGTGCTCCTACTCAGCTTGGTGCTGGGAGAACTTATTGTCTATCTTCAATCTATCATGGGTGTTGAGCAACGACTTCCGGAAAAATGTGCAGCAACTTCTAGTTGGAACAAGCTTTAAGAAACCCATCCGTTTACTTTGGCTTAATGCGGTTAAGGTTTATTGGCAGAATTATGATTTGAGAGAAACCAGAGGGTGTTTAACGATAAGTCTCTTGGGTGCCAAAGTCACTTTGATTCTGCCCGTCGTCTTGCTTCTTCTTGGTGCATCCTCTCCAAACACTTTAATAGCTACAGCATCCTGGATTTCAACCTCAACTGGAGAGCTTTTATCTCCCCTCTTAATGGCGGTTCTTAGCTTCATCAGCTGCTGTTTCTCTTGTTTTCTGCTTTGTTATCCCTTGGTTCTTTTCACTTTGTAGTTCTCTCTTTTTCCGGCCACTGTTTTGGTCTTGTTAAGCTGTTTGTATTGTGTTTGGCTACTTTTCAGCCTTTTCTATTTTCCCATTAGTTTATGGTTATCTGTTTTTTGGATATGATGAGGGCGCTAAgagggtgtcaacctagttgagatgcctGGGTGTGCTTACTGATCCTTACACTTTTTGCTCATTGTATAATCCTCTTGTACTTTAGGCATTGGCTcactatttatttaatataaagaaTCGTTTCCTTATTGGTCAATAACGTTGTACTCCTCTCTCTGTGAGGCAGTTCTTGGATCAAAGCTTAATACTTCATAACCTCAAATATATTCAAGGTTCTTTGTGAGGATGCTTAATCATTGCAGGGCTGCAGGAAAACTGGAAACATACTTTCATTAAAATTCTTTTATAGTGCTTGCTATATCATGTTTGAAACATGGAATCGTGCTAATTGTTTAGCGAAATAAGAAAATGATGCCTTCCACATGTAATGCATGTCATTTGTCTTTCCATTTCAGAAAATTGCAATTATGGCACACAAACACGAGGCTCTAGTGTTGGTGGATAACAGCATATTGTCCCCTGTGTTGTCACGACCACTGGACCTTGGAGCAGGTATCAAGAATACTATCTAATTTCAATGTTAAAGCATTTGAATACTGTTTTGAATATTGATACTCACTCAGGTCTTTGATTTCAGACATTGTTATGCACTCTGCTACCAAATTTATTGCTGGACACAGTGATGTAATGGCCGGTGTGCTTGCTGTTAGGGGAGAAAGGTACTCTTGCACTATGCTTTCTGACTGCTGAGGTAGAATAGATACGTAACTTTTTATGTGATTTTCATTTAAtctatttcaaatattaatcctTTGAAAGAAAAAGGCTGTGTAACTCTGTGCTTGTTAGATGCATATTCAAATAGATATTTtagtatttatataaaatttttcaGAGGCTGCTTTGACTTTTGAGGCAGAAAAAAATCCACTTTGGAAAATGCAGGACTAATTCCAGGCACAGCTTgacttcaaaattgattttagttttactATGTGGTAAGAGTTACCATTGTGAAATCGATCTCACCTTTTCACCTCTATAATGATACTTCTCGTTTTGAATACTGCTTAATGTTCCTCTAATCACTTACAAATTGAATgtcaataaaatatttgttttctatAAGAAAAGAGTTGGACGGGCAGTGTGCAGTGGATCTTTCTGTAAAGAGCCTCTTCTGCGAGCAGATTTCATTTATGTTTTCGTTGTTGATGCTACTTGTTCATAGCTTAAAATTGGTAGGAAGTCCTTGTATTAAAAAATTGGATTATCCTTTCCTAAAAGGTCAGGgcttcttgaaggaaaaatatatttattaatttttgggTAACTGAACTCTACAAATGACTCACCAACTTTTGCCCTTTCTATTTTCTTTGGATCTGTAGTTTGAGTAGGCCTTATGCTCAAACCTCATCTTGTTCCTAAAATTTTATCATCaataaatatcaatatttttttctgaTCGAGAAGTTAAAAGAACTCTTCCACTGGTGTTTTTTCAAATCTATGACAATCGTTACAGCTAGAGTATGCTATGGCACAATGACTGACTTATCAACAAGTAGgatgattttacaaacattgaAGGGTAACATATAGCCGGAGAAGAGTTTCTAGCAACTGTTAGTAGTTTTTCTTTCTGAGGGGGTGGGTGTGTGGACTTGGGAATTTTCTGTAgcagtttatatatatatatctgttTGACTTTGTGTATGTGTGTGAAAATTAGGGGTTAAGGAGGCAACATTTGCTGCTTATTTTACCAAGTAAATGTGAGGTAGCTTTTTCGTGGAGTTTCCCAATTAAAATGTTTTGTTGATTACTCTATTCAAGATATTTGTCTTAATTGGAGTGCCTTTGTTTTCTCTATGTAATCATGTAGACATCAAGTGGATCTCTTTTGTATGTGGATGTGATGAGGTTGCTAAGgatgtgtcaacctagttgagatatctGGGTGCATCTGTTGATCCTTAGATTTTATGTTTAGTTGTATTTTTGCTCTTTTGCTTcttgtattttgagcattagtctcctATCATTAATAATGAAAAGTTTTTtctgtttcaaaaaaaaaaaaaagcggcGGTCTTGTTAAGAGAAGAAATACATCATGATTGGATTTGATTGGATGGATGCATGCCTTAATGCTTTTACCACATGTTGCTGAACCCATTAGTTCTGATAACTCAATTTGCTTTTCCTTGTTCCCATTATACCAGCTTGGCAAAAGAGTTGTATTTCCTTCAAAATGCAGAAGGATCTGGACTGGCTCCATTTGACTGTTGGGTTTGTTTAAGAGGAATAAAAACACTGGCCTTAAGAGTTGAGAAACAGCAGGTGCCCATTCCGACCTGCATCTTGTTCTTTTGTCCTCTTTCTAAATATCCATAattgtcagtttcaaattcatGTTGCGTTCTCAACACAATTGGcagtttttgtttcttattaatGTTATTTCTTGATTCCTTGCTCGTTTTTTGGTTGATACTTATTTGTATTATGATTCAGCTCAAATTATTATGCTCCTTGAGACCAAATGTCTACGATCGAATAGCTTGTATGTTCCTGAAAAATCTACTATCAAGTTTATTGTTAAGAAATTATGCTTTTCCAATATTTTAGTGTTGGTAGGAGTCGTAGGATATCAGAAGTTTATAATTTGAGGAAACGCCACTATTTGCTTAGTTCATTTGATGTTTCATTCTTAGTTTTCACAAGTCAAAGTGGTCAAATGTACGCTTGAAGAGCAGGATAATCTGAGAACTCTAGTTCAGGGTATATTAGGATTATGAGTAAGGGTATATTAATGATTAGCTTCGGactttgttattgtttttgatTTATAAATAGAGAGGGGGTTGGGGGGCAAGGTAGGAAGTCTTTAGTAGCAATTTCCATTGTGGGAATCTTAGAGAGTCTAGCCCTCTCCTAAGGCCATGGTATATTGCAACTTCTTTTGATTTtgcattatatattttatctttgagtGTTCTTTATGTTCTTTGTTATGCTTTAGTTTTCTTGATAGGTGGTATCTTAACGCAACACTGTCTACTATTCATATCAGTACATGTATTTATGTGTATGAGACAGTTCATTTCTCAATAGATTGATGTCATTAACAGGAAAATGCACAGAAGATTGCTGAATTTCTCTATACACATCCACGAGTGAAGAAAGTGTACTATGCAGGTCTTCCTGCTCATCCTGGCCGTTCGTTGCATTATTCTCAGGTACAATATTCAACAGAAGGTTAATATCGTAAAATAAAGAATCCACAGTGCCTTAGCCGTTGATcatacaaaagaaagaaaataatgaacAAAATTTGGATTGTAAGCTAGCCCTTAAACTCAcacaaataaactaaaaaaagaaaaaaaaaataattagttaaccatgcaacatttttatgtttttaggcGAAGGGTGCAGGAGCGGTACTGAGCTTTTTAACTGGATCGCTGGCACTCTCCAAGCATATTGTTGAAAGTACCAAGTATTTCAGCATAACTGTCAGTTTTGGTAACCATACTCTTCCATTTGGAGTTAATTACACTCTTTATCATGCCTACAAGTGATTAGGGATAGTCATACGATAAGGCTGCTTCAGGCAAGATGATGCAACGATAAGGAAATGATTAATTGTCAGGCCTCTAGTATTTAAAGTAGCTTAAAAAATTTGTACGTCAGTAGTTGctcttcattttttaaaaatgaaatcaaCAACTTCCATTGAGGGAAAAAATGATAGAATACAAGGATATACAAAAATGCAATCCCACGAAAGGTATGTTTCTCATTAGATAGTAGGACGTTGAAGAAAATTCACTTCATTTGGGGTTTCCTTATAAATGAGTTTATGGAGTTTCAGTCACTCTGCCTTTCTTTTATAGTCAACCTGTTGGCTTTTGGGATTTGAGGCTTAAAGAAGAGAATTATGGTTCCCTGTCTCCTTGCAGGTAGTGTGAAGTCCCTTATAAGTATGCCTTGCTTTATGTCCCATGCAAGCATACCTGCTGCGGTGCGAGAAGCTCGAGGTCTAACAGAAGATCTGATTCGCATATCAGTTGGTATTGAGGATGTTAATGATCTTATAACTGATCTAGACAATGCCCTCAGAACTGGACCTCATTAGGAGTTTGGAACATTCAAACTTGTAAACAATCCCTAACTAGATATGATGAAATTGATGAAAGGTTCTGCAAAATCCAGGAGCCTGGGTTTCGGTTCTGCAATCATCTACTAGGGATCAAACATATTCATGTAGCAAAGGTTAGTTTTAATTTGGGTTGGGAAGTGAGAGGGCCATGAGAATGGCATCTGCAAAGATTCCCTTCTTGTattgaattttaatatttgagttGATGGTACAGAGTATCCCTAATTGTTAGTTATCTATCTCTATGACTTTTGGTGGATTATGAaggtttaaaatatatatttataaacttctTCGTCAGGGACTAGTTATGAACTCAAAATTCTTTGAagtcataaattaaaataagtaaaaattACATGTTTGGTTCAGAAGTTTGACTTAAGTTGCATTTGAGTTGATTTTCAAACTCgacattttatttattgaggTTTTGGACAATCTCATTCTTTGTCCATTCTATTGATACTTTTGGTTCTGTTATTTATATGTAGGATAGAtgatagttttttaaaaattatttttaagttaACGGGgctcaaatattataatttttatttttacgtTGATGTGCAAAAAAACATAGTTATCTaggttttttcaaaaaaaaaaaaaaaacacttgttaatttttctctcttcctGGAGATGTCCACGGGATAGGGATAGAGAAGGTTTCTCTGTCCCCCATTTCAATTCTCGTCTCCACGAAATTCCTTCCATAAATTGAGTTTCCAAAgaatgtt
This genomic window from Benincasa hispida cultivar B227 chromosome 4, ASM972705v1, whole genome shotgun sequence contains:
- the LOC120075731 gene encoding cystathionine beta-lyase, chloroplastic isoform X2, yielding MVSKKCAMNKETDVSTSTLIDVVELEEEEPSISTMIMNFESKFDPYGAVSTPLYQTATFKQPTATENGPYDYTRSGNPTRDALESLLAKLEKADRAFCFTSGMAALSAVAQLVGTGEEIVAGDDLYGGSDRLLSQVIPKRGIVVKRVNTSDLDEVSSAIGPQTKLVWLESPTNPRLQISDIRKIAIMAHKHEALVLVDNSILSPVLSRPLDLGADIVMHSATKFIAGHSDVMAGVLAVRGESLAKELYFLQNAEGSGLAPFDCWVCLRGIKTLALRVEKQQENAQKIAEFLYTHPRVKKVYYAGLPAHPGRSLHYSQAKGAGAVLSFLTGSLALSKHIVESTKYFSITVSFGSVKSLISMPCFMSHASIPAAVREARGLTEDLIRISVGIEDVNDLITDLDNALRTGPH